The genomic stretch AAAATTACTTGGAGCTTCACCGTAATATCCCTAAGAAGACGTGTTCGGAATGTGGATGTGTAATCGAGGAACAACATGAATCCTATCTTTATGAGTGCGAGCGCTGCATGGGAAAACACGAGAGGTAAATTTTTTTACCTCTTCTGTTATATAACAATAATATTTTAAACACATCTGTTTAATAACATGTTTAGAAAGGACTGTGTCATAAGTGACGATTGAAACTACTAATCTACAAGTGTTAGGAGACATATCCCCAGCGTATGAAAAAATATTAACACCAGGTAGCCTTCTTTTCTTAAAATCATTGCATCTTCACTTTAACAACACCCGTAAAGAACTTCTGAAACAACGTAACGCCCGGCAACGTGAAATTGATGCTGGGATCATGCCCACTTTTTTACCGGAAACCGAACATATCCGTAACAGTGATTGGACCATCTCACCGCTTCCCCAAGATCTTCAAGACCGACGAGTAGAGATCACAGGTCCTGTTGACCGCAAGATGGTGATCAACGCGCTGAACTCAGGAGCTAAGCTTTTTATGGCCGATCTTGAAGATTCCAACTCTCCTACTTGGGAGAACACGATAGATGGCCAGATCAACTTAAAGGATGCCGTTAACCGCTCCATTTCTTTTGATAATGGAAACGGAAAAACGTATACATTGAACGAAAAAACCGCCACACTCATCGTACGTCCTCGTGGCTGGCATCTTGAAGAAAAACATATTGTCGTCGACAACGAACCGATGTCTGGTAGCTTAGTAGATTTTGGCCTTTATTTTTACCACAATGCAAAGACACTGATCGAAAATGGGTCTGGACCGTATTTCTATCTTCCCAAAATGGAAAGTCATAAAGAAGCTCGCCTTTGGAATGATGTGTTTATTTACGCGCAAGAACAGCTTGGTATTCCAAGAGGTACAGTTAAAGCAACTGTACTAATCGAGACCATTGTTGCGGCCTTTGAGATGGACGAAATTTTATATGAACTTCGTGAACATTCCGCAGGCGTTAACTGTGGCAGATGGGATTATATATTCAGCTATATTAAGAAGTTTCGTAATCAGCCACACGTCATTCTTCCTGATCGTTCGCTCGTTACGATGACTGTTCCGTTCATGAGATCCTATTCTCTCTTGGCGATAAAAACGTGCCATAAACGAAACGCTCCTGCAATCGGTGGTATGGCTGCTCAGATTCCAATTAAAAACGATGAAGCTGCGAATGCCGCTGCTTTTGAAAAAGTGCGTGCTGACAAAGAGCGCGAGGCTTCTGACGGTCATGACGGGACATGGGTTGCCCATCCGGGACTCGTGCCTGTTGCTTTGGAAGTATTCGACCGCATCATGCCAACACCTAATCAGATCAATCGAAAACGTGAAGATGTAGTCGTAACGGCAGATGATTTAGTGGCTGTACCAGAAGGCGAAATCACAGAAGAAGGTTTGCGCGTCAACATTAGCATAGGCATCCAATACATCGCTTCTTGGCTGAGAGGTAAAGGAGCTGCACCAATTAACCATCTCATGGAGGATGCAGCTACGGCAGAAATCTCACGTGCCCAAGTATGGCAATGGATTAGACACCCTAAAGGTATTTTACGTGACGGCCGCAAAGTGACATTCGAGCTGGTAGAGGAACTAAAGTTGCAGGAAGTTCAAAAGTTGAGACAAGGAATGAATGAGGAGTCATTCAATTCTGGCCGTTTTATGGAAGCAGTTGCGTTGTTTGATGAGCTGATTCGCAATGATGAGTTTCAAGATTTCTTGACCAATCGTGGTTATGAGGTTTTATAAAAGCTCTTTTTGTAATTTCTTGTTGCTGTTGAGAGTGGTTGATTTCCGCTCCAGGTTGCTCGCTTTCCGCGGGGCAGGCGGTGAGCCCCTTGCCGCTTTGCGCCTTTAAGGGTCTCACCTGACCGCTTGTCCCGCAGGAGTCGGCAACCTTCCGCTCCAATCAACTAATCCAAAGAAGGACAATACAAAAACGAAAGAAATTTTAGCTATCCATTCAAGTGCTTTTAATGAAAACATCAACTCACAAAAAACTATTAAACCTTAAGGAGAGAGTTAAATGAATCAATCACGTGTGGAGAAATTACAGGATATGTGGCAAAACGAAGAGCGCTGGTCAGAAGTTCAGCGCCCCTATACAGCAGAAGAGGTTATTCGCTTACGCGGATCTATCGATATCGAGCATACACTTGCAAAACGCGGTGCCGAAAAATTTTGGGATTTGCTTCAGAACGAAACATATGTAAACGCTTTAGGAGCACTAACGGGTAATCAGGCTGTTCAGCAAGCAAAGGCAGGTCTGAAAGCCGTATACTTAAGCGGTTGGCAGGTCGCAGCAGATGCCAACCTTTCTGGAAACATGTATCCTGACCAAAGTTTGTATCCGGCAAACTCTGTGCCACACGTGGTAAAACGCATCAATTCTGCTCTACAGCGCGCCGATCAGATTCAGCACATGGAAGGCGGTAACGAAGTAGATTACTTCCTTCCGATCGTTGCAGACGCAGAAGCTGGTTTTGGCGGACAACTGAACGTGTTCGAACTGATGAAAGGTATGATTGAATCTGGAGCGTCGGCTGTTCACTTTGAAGATCAGTTATCTTCTGAGAAAAAGTGCGGACATCTAGGTGGAAAAGTACTGTTGCCAACGATGACAGCTGTACGCAACTTGATCTCTGCTCGTCTTGCGGCAGATGTGA from Bacillus sp. E(2018) encodes the following:
- the yhfH gene encoding protein YhfH; translated protein: MKNYLELHRNIPKKTCSECGCVIEEQHESYLYECERCMGKHER
- the aceB gene encoding malate synthase A, which gives rise to MTIETTNLQVLGDISPAYEKILTPGSLLFLKSLHLHFNNTRKELLKQRNARQREIDAGIMPTFLPETEHIRNSDWTISPLPQDLQDRRVEITGPVDRKMVINALNSGAKLFMADLEDSNSPTWENTIDGQINLKDAVNRSISFDNGNGKTYTLNEKTATLIVRPRGWHLEEKHIVVDNEPMSGSLVDFGLYFYHNAKTLIENGSGPYFYLPKMESHKEARLWNDVFIYAQEQLGIPRGTVKATVLIETIVAAFEMDEILYELREHSAGVNCGRWDYIFSYIKKFRNQPHVILPDRSLVTMTVPFMRSYSLLAIKTCHKRNAPAIGGMAAQIPIKNDEAANAAAFEKVRADKEREASDGHDGTWVAHPGLVPVALEVFDRIMPTPNQINRKREDVVVTADDLVAVPEGEITEEGLRVNISIGIQYIASWLRGKGAAPINHLMEDAATAEISRAQVWQWIRHPKGILRDGRKVTFELVEELKLQEVQKLRQGMNEESFNSGRFMEAVALFDELIRNDEFQDFLTNRGYEVL